The Zalophus californianus isolate mZalCal1 chromosome 8, mZalCal1.pri.v2, whole genome shotgun sequence genome has a segment encoding these proteins:
- the ANKEF1 gene encoding ankyrin repeat and EF-hand domain-containing protein 1 isoform X3 produces MTSPSTGRTALMEASREGVIELVRGILERGGEVNAFDNERKQAAHFAAKGGFFDILKLLFAYNGDMGLISMNGNTPLHYAAMGGFADCCKYIAQRGCDLKWKNLDHKTPRTVAKEGGFKAASKEIRRAERTANKLAWPGAKNPNPLWALRLHDWSLEHETFLREAFSFVDRGDGTVSKEDFVLTLEERQEYVTPEQLAMIAQYHEKLRGAGVNINDFFKGTRYLSKSYVLGSYGPKKKKKGMTKKPKKGKFVLPLPICIIPDHAFPCQSDGGPPYYMIETYKNVTDSLRFNRDWPPEHPIQDDSAWYIDDPPKVFSNINFITKAGDLASLKKAFESGIPVDTKDNYYKTPLMTACATGNIDAVKFLLEKGANVNATDNFLWTPLHFACHAGQQDIVELLVKAGAVIDAVSINNSTPLTRAIESCRLDTVKYLLDIGAKFQLENRKGHTAMDVAKAYADYRIVSLIQEKLDNLPKPTENQKLKGKPPPKVKTEGPEVKKEEEPLSSVYAIPTVSEEKKMRKDNVVYLHSLITSGYTKKVDITFIPRRIWSPEATTAELIRKRELQRERFTYEVDFEDFMMPFQKNITEKAKALEAAFKT; encoded by the exons ATGACTAGTCCT TCCACAGGTCGAACGGCTTTAATGGAAGCATCAAGAGAAGGAGTGATAGAATTAGTTCGAGGGATATTGGAAAGAGGAGGTGAAGTGAATGCCTTTGACAATGAGAGAAAACAAGCTGCACATTTTGCTGCCAAAGGAGGCTTTTTTGAT atattGAAGCTTCTTTTTGCTTACAATGGAGACATGGGGCTGATATCAATGAATGGGAACACACCACTTCATTATGCTGCCATGGGTGGTTTTGCAGACTGCTGTAAATATATAGCTCAGCGAG GATGTGACCTGAAATGGAAGAACTTAGATCATAAAACACCCAGGACTGTGGCCAAGGAAGGCGGCTTCAAAGCAGCAAGCAAAGAAATACGGCGGGCAGAGCGCACCGCTAATAAACTGGCGTGGCCAGGAGCCAAAAATCCAAATCCACTCTGGGCCCTGAGACTTCACGACTGGTCGCTAGAACATGAGACTTTCCTTCGGGAAGCCTTTTCGTTTGTGGACAGAGGCGATGGGACAGTCAGTAAGGAAGACTTCGTGTTGACGCTGGAGGAGAGGCAAGAATATGTGACCCCAGAACAGCTGGCTATGATAGCTCAATATCATGAGAAATTGCGGGGAGCTGGGGTCAAcattaatgatttctttaaagGAACCAGGTACCTGAGTAAGTCTTATGTCTTGGGATCCTATGggcctaagaaaaagaaaaaagggatgaCCAAAAAGCCAAAGAAAGGCAAGTTTGTCTTACCGCTGCCAATCTGCATCATCCCTGACCACGCATTTCCCTGCCAGAGTGACGGCGGGCCGCCCTATTACATGATTGAAACCTACAAGAATGTAACAGATAGCCTTCGGTTTAACCGAGACTGGCCGCCAGAACATCCCATTCAGGATGACTCTGCTTGGTACATTGATGATCCACCAaaggtattttcaaatattaatttcatcACCAAGGCAGGAGACCTGGCTTCTCTGAAAAAGGCATTTGAATCAGGAATACCTGTGGATACGAAGGATAATTATTACAAAACACCACTAATGACTGCTTGTGCCACTGGAAACATAGATGCCGTCAAGTTTCTTCTTGAAAAAGG GGCCAACGTTAATGCAACAGATAATTTCCTGTGGACCCCGCTTCATTTTGCATGCCATGCAGGCCAACAAGATATCGTTGAGCTTCTTGTTAAAGCCGGAGCAGTGATAGATGCGGTCTCAATCAACAACTCCACCCCTTTGACTAGAGCCATTGAGAGCTGTAGACTGGATACGGTAAAGTACCTCCTTGATATTGGTGCTAAATTCCAGCTGGAAAATAGAAAAG GACATACTGCCATGGATGTTGCAAAGGCGTATGCTGACTATAGAATAGTTAGTTTGATTCAAGAGAAGCTGGATAACTTGCCAAAAccaacagaaaatcaaaaactGAAAGGCAAGCCACCTCCTAAAGTGAAGACTGAAGGCCCTGAAGTTAAGAAAGAAGAG GAACCGCTTTCATCTGTTTATGCCATACCAACCGtatcagaggaaaagaaaatgcgtAAGGATAATGTGGTTTATCTCCATTCATTGATTACCAGTGGTTATACCAAGAAAGTGGATATCACATTTATTCCACGGAGG ATCTGGAGTCCTGAAGCCACAACAGCAGAGCTGATCAGAAAAAGGGAGCTGCAGCGAGAGAGGTTCACTTATGAGGTGGACTTTGAGGACTTCATGATGCCCTTTCAGAAGAACATCACAGAAAAAGCTAAAGCCTTGGAAGCCGCCTTCAAGACCTAA
- the ANKEF1 gene encoding ankyrin repeat and EF-hand domain-containing protein 1 isoform X4 yields the protein MKEKSTGRTALMEASREGVIELVRGILERGGEVNAFDNERKQAAHFAAKGGFFDILKLLFAYNGDMGLISMNGNTPLHYAAMGGFADCCKYIAQRGCDLKWKNLDHKTPRTVAKEGGFKAASKEIRRAERTANKLAWPGAKNPNPLWALRLHDWSLEHETFLREAFSFVDRGDGTVSKEDFVLTLEERQEYVTPEQLAMIAQYHEKLRGAGVNINDFFKGTRYLSKSYVLGSYGPKKKKKGMTKKPKKGKFVLPLPICIIPDHAFPCQSDGGPPYYMIETYKNVTDSLRFNRDWPPEHPIQDDSAWYIDDPPKVFSNINFITKAGDLASLKKAFESGIPVDTKDNYYKTPLMTACATGNIDAVKFLLEKGANVNATDNFLWTPLHFACHAGQQDIVELLVKAGAVIDAVSINNSTPLTRAIESCRLDTVKYLLDIGAKFQLENRKGHTAMDVAKAYADYRIVSLIQEKLDNLPKPTENQKLKGKPPPKVKTEGPEVKKEEEPLSSVYAIPTVSEEKKMRKDNVVYLHSLITSGYTKKVDITFIPRRIWSPEATTAELIRKRELQRERFTYEVDFEDFMMPFQKNITEKAKALEAAFKT from the exons TCCACAGGTCGAACGGCTTTAATGGAAGCATCAAGAGAAGGAGTGATAGAATTAGTTCGAGGGATATTGGAAAGAGGAGGTGAAGTGAATGCCTTTGACAATGAGAGAAAACAAGCTGCACATTTTGCTGCCAAAGGAGGCTTTTTTGAT atattGAAGCTTCTTTTTGCTTACAATGGAGACATGGGGCTGATATCAATGAATGGGAACACACCACTTCATTATGCTGCCATGGGTGGTTTTGCAGACTGCTGTAAATATATAGCTCAGCGAG GATGTGACCTGAAATGGAAGAACTTAGATCATAAAACACCCAGGACTGTGGCCAAGGAAGGCGGCTTCAAAGCAGCAAGCAAAGAAATACGGCGGGCAGAGCGCACCGCTAATAAACTGGCGTGGCCAGGAGCCAAAAATCCAAATCCACTCTGGGCCCTGAGACTTCACGACTGGTCGCTAGAACATGAGACTTTCCTTCGGGAAGCCTTTTCGTTTGTGGACAGAGGCGATGGGACAGTCAGTAAGGAAGACTTCGTGTTGACGCTGGAGGAGAGGCAAGAATATGTGACCCCAGAACAGCTGGCTATGATAGCTCAATATCATGAGAAATTGCGGGGAGCTGGGGTCAAcattaatgatttctttaaagGAACCAGGTACCTGAGTAAGTCTTATGTCTTGGGATCCTATGggcctaagaaaaagaaaaaagggatgaCCAAAAAGCCAAAGAAAGGCAAGTTTGTCTTACCGCTGCCAATCTGCATCATCCCTGACCACGCATTTCCCTGCCAGAGTGACGGCGGGCCGCCCTATTACATGATTGAAACCTACAAGAATGTAACAGATAGCCTTCGGTTTAACCGAGACTGGCCGCCAGAACATCCCATTCAGGATGACTCTGCTTGGTACATTGATGATCCACCAaaggtattttcaaatattaatttcatcACCAAGGCAGGAGACCTGGCTTCTCTGAAAAAGGCATTTGAATCAGGAATACCTGTGGATACGAAGGATAATTATTACAAAACACCACTAATGACTGCTTGTGCCACTGGAAACATAGATGCCGTCAAGTTTCTTCTTGAAAAAGG GGCCAACGTTAATGCAACAGATAATTTCCTGTGGACCCCGCTTCATTTTGCATGCCATGCAGGCCAACAAGATATCGTTGAGCTTCTTGTTAAAGCCGGAGCAGTGATAGATGCGGTCTCAATCAACAACTCCACCCCTTTGACTAGAGCCATTGAGAGCTGTAGACTGGATACGGTAAAGTACCTCCTTGATATTGGTGCTAAATTCCAGCTGGAAAATAGAAAAG GACATACTGCCATGGATGTTGCAAAGGCGTATGCTGACTATAGAATAGTTAGTTTGATTCAAGAGAAGCTGGATAACTTGCCAAAAccaacagaaaatcaaaaactGAAAGGCAAGCCACCTCCTAAAGTGAAGACTGAAGGCCCTGAAGTTAAGAAAGAAGAG GAACCGCTTTCATCTGTTTATGCCATACCAACCGtatcagaggaaaagaaaatgcgtAAGGATAATGTGGTTTATCTCCATTCATTGATTACCAGTGGTTATACCAAGAAAGTGGATATCACATTTATTCCACGGAGG ATCTGGAGTCCTGAAGCCACAACAGCAGAGCTGATCAGAAAAAGGGAGCTGCAGCGAGAGAGGTTCACTTATGAGGTGGACTTTGAGGACTTCATGATGCCCTTTCAGAAGAACATCACAGAAAAAGCTAAAGCCTTGGAAGCCGCCTTCAAGACCTAA
- the ANKEF1 gene encoding ankyrin repeat and EF-hand domain-containing protein 1 isoform X5, which produces MEASREGVIELVRGILERGGEVNAFDNERKQAAHFAAKGGFFDILKLLFAYNGDMGLISMNGNTPLHYAAMGGFADCCKYIAQRGCDLKWKNLDHKTPRTVAKEGGFKAASKEIRRAERTANKLAWPGAKNPNPLWALRLHDWSLEHETFLREAFSFVDRGDGTVSKEDFVLTLEERQEYVTPEQLAMIAQYHEKLRGAGVNINDFFKGTRYLSKSYVLGSYGPKKKKKGMTKKPKKGKFVLPLPICIIPDHAFPCQSDGGPPYYMIETYKNVTDSLRFNRDWPPEHPIQDDSAWYIDDPPKVFSNINFITKAGDLASLKKAFESGIPVDTKDNYYKTPLMTACATGNIDAVKFLLEKGANVNATDNFLWTPLHFACHAGQQDIVELLVKAGAVIDAVSINNSTPLTRAIESCRLDTVKYLLDIGAKFQLENRKGHTAMDVAKAYADYRIVSLIQEKLDNLPKPTENQKLKGKPPPKVKTEGPEVKKEEEPLSSVYAIPTVSEEKKMRKDNVVYLHSLITSGYTKKVDITFIPRRIWSPEATTAELIRKRELQRERFTYEVDFEDFMMPFQKNITEKAKALEAAFKT; this is translated from the exons ATGGAAGCATCAAGAGAAGGAGTGATAGAATTAGTTCGAGGGATATTGGAAAGAGGAGGTGAAGTGAATGCCTTTGACAATGAGAGAAAACAAGCTGCACATTTTGCTGCCAAAGGAGGCTTTTTTGAT atattGAAGCTTCTTTTTGCTTACAATGGAGACATGGGGCTGATATCAATGAATGGGAACACACCACTTCATTATGCTGCCATGGGTGGTTTTGCAGACTGCTGTAAATATATAGCTCAGCGAG GATGTGACCTGAAATGGAAGAACTTAGATCATAAAACACCCAGGACTGTGGCCAAGGAAGGCGGCTTCAAAGCAGCAAGCAAAGAAATACGGCGGGCAGAGCGCACCGCTAATAAACTGGCGTGGCCAGGAGCCAAAAATCCAAATCCACTCTGGGCCCTGAGACTTCACGACTGGTCGCTAGAACATGAGACTTTCCTTCGGGAAGCCTTTTCGTTTGTGGACAGAGGCGATGGGACAGTCAGTAAGGAAGACTTCGTGTTGACGCTGGAGGAGAGGCAAGAATATGTGACCCCAGAACAGCTGGCTATGATAGCTCAATATCATGAGAAATTGCGGGGAGCTGGGGTCAAcattaatgatttctttaaagGAACCAGGTACCTGAGTAAGTCTTATGTCTTGGGATCCTATGggcctaagaaaaagaaaaaagggatgaCCAAAAAGCCAAAGAAAGGCAAGTTTGTCTTACCGCTGCCAATCTGCATCATCCCTGACCACGCATTTCCCTGCCAGAGTGACGGCGGGCCGCCCTATTACATGATTGAAACCTACAAGAATGTAACAGATAGCCTTCGGTTTAACCGAGACTGGCCGCCAGAACATCCCATTCAGGATGACTCTGCTTGGTACATTGATGATCCACCAaaggtattttcaaatattaatttcatcACCAAGGCAGGAGACCTGGCTTCTCTGAAAAAGGCATTTGAATCAGGAATACCTGTGGATACGAAGGATAATTATTACAAAACACCACTAATGACTGCTTGTGCCACTGGAAACATAGATGCCGTCAAGTTTCTTCTTGAAAAAGG GGCCAACGTTAATGCAACAGATAATTTCCTGTGGACCCCGCTTCATTTTGCATGCCATGCAGGCCAACAAGATATCGTTGAGCTTCTTGTTAAAGCCGGAGCAGTGATAGATGCGGTCTCAATCAACAACTCCACCCCTTTGACTAGAGCCATTGAGAGCTGTAGACTGGATACGGTAAAGTACCTCCTTGATATTGGTGCTAAATTCCAGCTGGAAAATAGAAAAG GACATACTGCCATGGATGTTGCAAAGGCGTATGCTGACTATAGAATAGTTAGTTTGATTCAAGAGAAGCTGGATAACTTGCCAAAAccaacagaaaatcaaaaactGAAAGGCAAGCCACCTCCTAAAGTGAAGACTGAAGGCCCTGAAGTTAAGAAAGAAGAG GAACCGCTTTCATCTGTTTATGCCATACCAACCGtatcagaggaaaagaaaatgcgtAAGGATAATGTGGTTTATCTCCATTCATTGATTACCAGTGGTTATACCAAGAAAGTGGATATCACATTTATTCCACGGAGG ATCTGGAGTCCTGAAGCCACAACAGCAGAGCTGATCAGAAAAAGGGAGCTGCAGCGAGAGAGGTTCACTTATGAGGTGGACTTTGAGGACTTCATGATGCCCTTTCAGAAGAACATCACAGAAAAAGCTAAAGCCTTGGAAGCCGCCTTCAAGACCTAA